One genomic window of Solanum dulcamara chromosome 10, daSolDulc1.2, whole genome shotgun sequence includes the following:
- the LOC129870280 gene encoding photosynthetic NDH subunit of subcomplex B 4, chloroplastic-like — translation MAAVGIGGVVFHSELKLKPLSLSIRLKKQWNSRTIYGSFAHDLFVGVGDDIVLGKKLGEGSFASVYRVSLARKPSSKGADLMQSREFPYNHLRHCSSSAFENAGRRHQIQVQRNCDFRVKALPNWPLIAVLVEHIEGQRDLITHKSVWHLSDEAMKNVYTFYIMFTVWGCCFFGSTKDPYYDSEQYRGDGGDGTGHWVYEKQEDIEETARAELWREELIEEIEQKIGGLRELEEAGKKEQLVK, via the exons ATGGCTGCAGTGGGCATAGGTGGAGTAGTATTCCACTCGGAACTGAAACTTAAGCCTTTATCTTTGTCGATACGATTGAAGAAACAATGGAATTCAAGGACAATTTACGGTAGCTTTGCTCATGATCTTTTTGTTGGAGTTGGG GATGATATTGTGTTGGGAAAGAAACTGGGTGAGGGATCTTTTGCTTCTGTTTATAGAGTTTCTTTGGCAAGAAAGCCATCTTCAAAGGGTGCTGATTTGATGCAGAGTAGAGAGTTTCCCTATAAT CACCTTAGGCATTGTTCAAGCTCAGCGTTTGAAAATGCAGGCAGGAGGCACCAG ATTCAAGTTCAACGAAATTGTGATTTTAGAGTGAAGGCACTCCCGAATTGGCCATTAATAGCAGTATTAGTTGAACATATAGAAGGTCAAAGAGACCTCATAACTCACAAATCTGTTTGGCACCTTAGTGATGAAGCCATGAAGAATGTTT ACACATTTTACATCATGTTCACTGTTTGGGGATGCTGTTTCTTCGGTTCTACCAAG GATCCCTACTATGATTCAGAACAATATAGAGGAGATGGAGGTGATGGTACTGGACATTGGGTCTATGAGAAG CAAGAGGACATTGAAGAAACAGCGAGAGCAGAGCTGTGGCGCGAGGAACTGATAGAGGAGATTGAACAAAAGATTGGGGGTCTTCGAGAGCTTGAAGAAGCTGGGAAGAAGGAACAACTAGTCAAATGA